In Trichocoleus desertorum NBK24, the following are encoded in one genomic region:
- a CDS encoding class I SAM-dependent methyltransferase — translation MQTDQVIETYNQGAADYDAIMRRYWHVDREPLIASLQLSPGQSVLDAAVGTGLNLAAYPAGVQVVGVDLSEQMLEQARQKSIKADIALKIMDLQNLEFPDDSFDAAASGFTLCVVADPVRSLQEILRVTKPGALIAIVDYCKSRDPEVQKWQELISEATSQLGFPPGKIKWNALMDYDQLIYHSNLAIEVLADDRIESPNPFSCGCQLLLRNAKG, via the coding sequence ATGCAAACAGACCAGGTAATCGAAACCTACAACCAAGGCGCGGCTGATTACGATGCGATTATGCGGCGCTACTGGCATGTCGATCGCGAACCGCTGATTGCTTCCTTACAGTTAAGCCCAGGTCAGAGCGTACTGGATGCCGCAGTTGGTACAGGGTTGAATCTTGCTGCTTATCCTGCTGGCGTGCAGGTGGTAGGTGTAGATTTATCGGAGCAGATGCTAGAGCAAGCTCGGCAAAAGTCTATCAAAGCAGACATCGCCCTCAAAATTATGGATTTGCAGAATCTTGAGTTTCCTGACGATAGCTTTGATGCCGCTGCTTCAGGATTTACTCTCTGTGTTGTAGCCGATCCTGTGCGATCGCTACAGGAGATTCTACGAGTCACGAAGCCAGGTGCCCTGATTGCCATTGTTGATTACTGCAAGTCGCGAGATCCAGAAGTTCAAAAATGGCAGGAGTTGATCTCTGAGGCTACCTCACAGTTGGGTTTCCCCCCTGGCAAGATCAAGTGGAATGCCTTGATGGACTACGACCAATTGATTTACCACAGCAATTTAGCCATTGAAGTTCTGGCAGACGATCGCATCGAAAGCCCAAACCCGTTTTCTTGTGGCTGTCAGTTGTTGCTTAGAAACGCCAAGGGCTAA
- a CDS encoding OmpP1/FadL family transporter, with protein sequence MKSCFIGRLLLRSGLPILALLATLNTSRSVLASGFALTEQSVPNLGNAGASGTVGAEDASVLFFNPAGLTRLPGNSVVGAGYLVFPTVRFQNQGSTSVLGTPLLGGEGGDAGANKFLPNLYTSWSLSDRLKLGLGIAPPFGLATDYDEDWVGRYQALRSELITLNFSPTIAAKVTDQVSIGASVNVQYASAELSNAIDFGLIGRSAQLNTVPQQLDGRVRISGDDLSVGYTIGAMYEPSAQTRVGLAYRSAVTHDLEGDADFEVPTAAQALTTRGQFTDTEAAAEVKLPDSLSLGVYHELSPKWAVMSDVTWTNWSRYEGLRIEFENPAQPASLQPAEWKDTVRVGVGVNYKPNEDLTLRAGVAYDPSPVPEDQVTARIPDADRTWVAAGVSYQATDSVRVDLSYAHLFFGDREINQTIPGAGTLRGGVDSDVDVISAQVNWSF encoded by the coding sequence ATGAAAAGTTGCTTTATCGGACGATTATTGCTTCGATCTGGGTTACCTATTCTGGCTCTTTTAGCCACACTCAACACCTCCAGATCGGTTTTAGCTTCGGGTTTTGCCTTGACCGAACAAAGCGTTCCTAATCTAGGCAATGCAGGAGCGAGTGGAACTGTAGGAGCTGAAGATGCTAGTGTGCTTTTCTTCAACCCCGCTGGGTTAACTCGTCTGCCAGGTAACTCTGTCGTCGGGGCAGGGTACCTCGTTTTTCCAACGGTGCGATTTCAGAACCAAGGCTCAACCTCAGTGCTTGGGACGCCGTTGCTGGGTGGGGAAGGCGGCGATGCAGGGGCGAACAAGTTTTTGCCTAACTTGTATACGTCTTGGAGCTTGAGCGATCGCCTGAAGCTAGGACTCGGCATTGCTCCACCCTTTGGCTTGGCAACCGACTACGACGAAGATTGGGTGGGGCGATATCAAGCGCTGCGATCGGAACTGATTACGCTCAACTTCAGCCCCACGATCGCTGCCAAGGTTACAGACCAGGTTTCGATTGGCGCGAGTGTGAACGTGCAGTATGCCTCTGCGGAACTGTCCAACGCGATCGACTTTGGCTTAATTGGGCGATCGGCTCAGCTCAACACAGTGCCGCAACAACTCGATGGTCGAGTGAGAATTTCTGGCGATGACTTGAGCGTGGGTTACACCATCGGGGCAATGTATGAACCCTCCGCCCAGACGCGGGTCGGTCTAGCCTATCGTTCGGCAGTGACGCATGACTTAGAAGGAGATGCCGATTTTGAGGTGCCAACTGCGGCTCAAGCTCTAACCACACGGGGGCAGTTCACGGATACAGAGGCGGCGGCGGAAGTGAAGCTGCCGGATTCTTTATCACTGGGGGTTTACCACGAACTTAGCCCCAAATGGGCTGTGATGAGCGATGTAACTTGGACAAATTGGAGTCGCTATGAAGGGCTGCGAATTGAGTTTGAGAATCCCGCTCAACCCGCTTCACTCCAGCCCGCAGAGTGGAAGGATACGGTGCGCGTAGGTGTGGGGGTAAACTATAAACCGAATGAAGATCTGACGTTACGGGCAGGTGTGGCTTACGATCCCAGCCCCGTACCTGAGGATCAAGTAACCGCTCGCATTCCCGATGCCGATCGCACTTGGGTCGCAGCAGGAGTGAGTTATCAAGCTACAGATTCTGTCCGGGTTGATCTCAGCTATGCTCATCTGTTCTTTGGCGATCGCGAGATTAACCAAACGATACCAGGTGCAGGCACACTCAGAGGTGGTGTTGATAGCGACGTAGATGTGATCTCAGCCCAAGTGAATTGGAGCTTCTAG
- a CDS encoding class I SAM-dependent methyltransferase: MQLAQSFGQFLLKPILSTFIGAEKLQWFETMDWQQESDRFRQTNLIYPHYYSSQNFHGITNGYLNTIAAITYDAVTAFASPPSEIWIRQQLIQAIAGQPTRILDLGCGTGSTTVILKQVFPQAEVIGLDLSPYMLVMADSKAKQAKLDITWQHGLAEETSLAANTFDLITAAFLFHEMPPQVSQLVLQECWRLLQPGGQLLILDGDQPKLRRADWLITLFQEPYSQVYAAGNVDDWLNQAQFEAIATKPVGWISQLTSARKPE; this comes from the coding sequence ATGCAATTAGCTCAGAGTTTTGGGCAGTTCTTATTAAAACCGATTCTTAGCACGTTCATCGGAGCCGAGAAACTGCAATGGTTTGAAACGATGGATTGGCAACAGGAGAGCGATCGCTTTCGCCAAACCAACCTCATCTATCCTCACTACTACAGCAGCCAAAATTTTCACGGCATTACGAATGGCTATCTCAACACGATCGCCGCTATTACTTATGATGCCGTCACCGCTTTTGCTTCTCCACCCAGCGAAATTTGGATTCGGCAGCAATTGATCCAGGCGATCGCAGGTCAACCTACTAGAATCTTGGATTTGGGTTGCGGCACAGGCTCTACCACTGTAATTCTGAAACAAGTATTTCCCCAAGCAGAAGTCATCGGGTTAGATTTATCTCCCTACATGCTGGTGATGGCAGACTCTAAAGCAAAACAAGCAAAGTTAGATATCACCTGGCAACATGGCTTAGCAGAAGAGACGAGTTTGGCGGCAAACACTTTTGACTTAATCACCGCTGCCTTTTTATTCCACGAAATGCCACCCCAGGTTTCGCAACTGGTTTTGCAAGAATGCTGGCGTTTGCTGCAACCAGGTGGACAACTGCTGATTCTCGATGGTGACCAACCCAAACTGCGTCGTGCTGACTGGCTGATCACTCTCTTTCAAGAACCCTACTCCCAAGTTTATGCCGCAGGTAATGTGGATGATTGGTTGAATCAAGCTCAGTTTGAGGCGATCGCAACAAAACCTGTGGGTTGGATTAGTCAATTGACCAGCGCTAGGAAACCAGAATAA
- the purL gene encoding phosphoribosylformylglycinamidine synthase subunit PurL produces MSAISSAPFSPEEIASEGIKPEEYEEIFNRLGRHPNKAELGMFGVMWSEHCCYKNSRPLLKQFPTEGDRILVGPGENAGVVDLGDGLQLAFKIESHNHPSAVEPFQGAATGVGGILRDIFTMGARPIAILNSLRFGSLDDAKTRRLFNGVVSGISHYGNCVGVPTVGGEVYFDPAYSGNPLVNAMALGLMETPEIVKSGANGLGNPVLYVGSTTGRDGMGGASFASAELSDESMDDRPAVQVGDPFLEKSLIEACLEAFKTGAVVAAQDMGAAGITCSTSEMAAKGGVGIELDLDLIPVRETGMVPYEYLLSESQERMLFVAHKGREQELIDIFERWGLHAVVAGTVIQEPIVRILFQGQVAAEIPATALADNTPIYHRELMAEPPEYARKAWEWTSDRLPPCSAAGIELAGSSKTWNEVLFQLLEAPTIASKRWVYRQYDHQVQNNTVLMPGGADAAVVRVRPINSSPAQANTGVAATVDCNPRYVYLHPYEGAKAAVAEAARNLSCVGAEPLAVTDNLNFGSPEKPIGYWQLAEACRGLSEACTEFKTPVTGGNVSLYNETLDSEGKPQPIYPTPVVGMVGLVPDLNRICGQGWQAVGDRIYLLGLRLDSPASEAITLGASEYLAAVHNTVAGKPPVVDFDLERRVQAACREGIRQGWVRSAHDCAEGGVAIALAEACISGQAGAEITLDTSDSQPDSLRWDQLLFGEGGARILVSVAPDQAANWETYLQEHLGEYWQNLGQVGNPNAGLRISTRPSVPVIDASIADMSDRWLNAIERRLSV; encoded by the coding sequence ATGTCCGCCATTTCCTCGGCTCCGTTTTCTCCGGAAGAAATTGCTTCAGAAGGTATCAAACCAGAAGAATACGAAGAAATTTTCAATCGCTTGGGTCGGCACCCCAACAAAGCTGAGCTAGGCATGTTCGGGGTAATGTGGTCTGAGCACTGCTGTTACAAAAACTCGCGGCCTCTGCTCAAGCAATTTCCTACCGAAGGCGATCGCATCTTGGTGGGGCCTGGAGAAAACGCCGGAGTCGTGGATTTGGGTGATGGCCTTCAGTTGGCCTTCAAGATTGAGTCCCACAATCACCCTTCAGCTGTGGAACCGTTCCAAGGAGCAGCAACCGGAGTTGGGGGCATTCTGCGTGACATCTTTACAATGGGTGCTCGTCCGATCGCGATTCTCAACTCCTTGCGCTTCGGCTCCCTGGATGATGCCAAAACTCGACGCTTGTTCAACGGCGTGGTGTCAGGAATCTCTCATTACGGCAACTGTGTGGGTGTACCCACCGTGGGCGGCGAAGTTTACTTTGACCCTGCCTATTCTGGCAACCCCTTGGTGAATGCGATGGCTTTGGGGCTAATGGAAACCCCAGAAATCGTGAAATCAGGAGCTAATGGCCTTGGCAACCCCGTGTTGTATGTCGGCTCCACCACTGGACGCGACGGGATGGGCGGAGCCAGCTTTGCTAGTGCCGAACTCAGCGATGAGTCAATGGACGATCGCCCTGCCGTGCAAGTGGGTGATCCGTTCTTAGAAAAATCCTTGATTGAAGCTTGCCTAGAAGCCTTCAAAACGGGTGCGGTGGTTGCCGCTCAGGATATGGGTGCCGCTGGGATTACTTGCTCCACCTCCGAGATGGCGGCTAAAGGTGGCGTAGGCATCGAGCTAGATTTGGATCTCATTCCGGTGCGCGAGACTGGCATGGTGCCCTACGAATATTTGCTCTCCGAGTCTCAAGAGCGGATGCTGTTCGTAGCTCACAAAGGTCGCGAGCAAGAACTGATTGATATCTTTGAGCGTTGGGGTTTGCACGCGGTCGTCGCTGGCACCGTGATCCAAGAGCCGATCGTGCGGATTCTCTTCCAAGGACAAGTTGCGGCGGAGATTCCTGCCACGGCCTTGGCTGACAACACCCCAATCTATCACCGGGAACTAATGGCCGAGCCGCCAGAGTACGCCCGCAAAGCTTGGGAATGGACGAGCGATCGCCTACCGCCTTGCTCCGCTGCTGGCATTGAACTAGCAGGCAGCAGCAAAACCTGGAATGAAGTCTTATTCCAACTACTGGAAGCCCCCACGATCGCCTCAAAGCGCTGGGTGTATCGCCAATACGACCATCAGGTGCAAAACAACACCGTTCTCATGCCCGGTGGCGCAGATGCAGCCGTAGTGCGCGTGCGTCCCATCAACAGTTCTCCTGCTCAAGCCAACACTGGAGTTGCGGCCACTGTAGACTGCAACCCCCGTTACGTCTATTTGCATCCCTACGAAGGAGCCAAAGCCGCTGTCGCTGAAGCCGCTCGCAACCTCAGTTGTGTGGGAGCCGAACCCTTAGCGGTTACTGACAATCTCAACTTTGGCAGTCCCGAAAAACCCATCGGCTACTGGCAACTTGCCGAAGCTTGCCGAGGTCTGTCTGAGGCTTGCACCGAGTTCAAAACCCCCGTCACAGGCGGCAATGTCTCTCTCTATAACGAAACCCTAGACTCCGAAGGCAAACCCCAACCGATTTACCCCACCCCCGTTGTCGGCATGGTGGGTTTAGTCCCAGACCTAAACCGAATTTGCGGTCAAGGTTGGCAAGCCGTAGGCGATCGCATCTATTTATTAGGACTTCGCCTAGATAGCCCTGCTTCAGAAGCCATTACCCTCGGCGCATCAGAATATCTCGCCGCCGTTCACAACACTGTGGCAGGGAAACCCCCTGTAGTTGATTTCGATTTGGAGCGGCGAGTCCAAGCTGCTTGTCGGGAAGGCATTCGTCAGGGTTGGGTGCGCTCTGCCCATGACTGTGCTGAAGGGGGAGTCGCGATCGCCCTTGCCGAAGCTTGCATCAGTGGTCAAGCAGGAGCCGAGATTACCCTAGATACCTCCGATTCCCAACCTGACTCTTTGCGCTGGGATCAGCTCCTATTCGGCGAAGGTGGCGCTAGAATTCTCGTTTCTGTAGCTCCAGACCAAGCCGCAAATTGGGAAACCTATTTACAAGAACACTTGGGAGAATACTGGCAAAATCTCGGTCAGGTGGGTAATCCGAACGCTGGTTTACGGATTTCCACTAGACCCTCCGTTCCGGTTATCGACGCTAGCATTGCAGATATGAGCGATCGCTGGCTCAATGCCATTGAGCGTCGCTTATCAGTCTAA
- a CDS encoding Uma2 family endonuclease translates to MSNSSVTSEQRVVLDKISWQKFENLLAELGAERATRFAYYRGRMEMMNPYEEHERYRKLIESLLLVLADETYLKVVGFDSALLQQPEVQCAIEPNACFYISHASQMLGKTNLDLSHDPVPDLVLDIAFTSSTLDKLPIYAALGIPEVWCYTSNNSDPVPEQQLTIYRLQNQQYFTSETSLAFNFLPAARVLEFIEQSDSLGLVQSLQLLRAWVQERI, encoded by the coding sequence ATGAGCAACAGTTCGGTAACGTCTGAGCAACGGGTTGTATTAGACAAAATTAGCTGGCAAAAATTTGAGAATTTATTAGCAGAGCTAGGTGCAGAACGTGCCACTCGCTTCGCCTACTATCGGGGGCGGATGGAAATGATGAACCCGTATGAGGAACATGAGCGCTACCGCAAACTGATTGAATCCTTGCTGTTGGTTCTAGCCGATGAAACTTATCTAAAAGTCGTAGGATTTGATTCAGCTTTGTTACAGCAACCCGAAGTGCAATGCGCGATCGAACCGAATGCTTGTTTCTATATTTCTCACGCGTCTCAGATGCTAGGCAAAACTAATCTTGATTTATCCCATGATCCAGTCCCCGATCTAGTTTTGGACATTGCCTTTACCAGTAGCACACTCGATAAATTACCCATTTATGCGGCTTTGGGCATTCCTGAGGTTTGGTGCTACACCAGTAACAACAGCGACCCTGTGCCAGAACAGCAACTCACAATTTATCGATTGCAAAATCAACAGTATTTCACTAGCGAAACCAGCCTAGCCTTTAATTTTTTACCTGCGGCGAGAGTGCTGGAATTTATCGAGCAGAGCGATTCGCTTGGCCTAGTTCAGTCTTTACAATTGTTGCGAGCTTGGGTGCAAGAAAGAATTTAA
- a CDS encoding class I SAM-dependent methyltransferase has product MELHPFSDKKIVDSWHQNAKAWTVAVRQGQIANRTLVTNQAIVDAVLSRTPQSVVDIGCGEGWLARELSAQGIQVLGVDVVPELIEQARTTGTTQFELLSYEAIAAGRLKAKFDVAVANFSLIGNESVVSLIQAVPALLTPNGTFIVQTIHPVGGCGEQPYQDGWRAGSWAGFSPDFVDPAPWYFRTLESWTRLFVDSGLRLVELREPLHPGTGKPASIIFMGTRSPL; this is encoded by the coding sequence ATGGAACTACATCCCTTCAGTGACAAAAAAATAGTTGATTCTTGGCACCAGAATGCCAAAGCTTGGACGGTAGCAGTGCGCCAAGGACAAATTGCCAACCGTACGTTGGTAACTAATCAGGCGATCGTGGATGCTGTACTCAGTAGAACACCCCAGAGCGTTGTAGATATTGGCTGTGGCGAGGGCTGGCTGGCTCGCGAACTGTCCGCTCAGGGCATTCAGGTGTTAGGCGTGGATGTGGTGCCTGAGTTAATTGAGCAGGCACGAACCACAGGAACAACCCAATTTGAACTACTGAGTTACGAAGCGATCGCGGCTGGTCGGCTCAAAGCAAAATTTGATGTGGCGGTTGCTAATTTTTCGCTCATTGGCAACGAATCTGTAGTCAGCCTTATTCAGGCAGTACCCGCTTTGTTGACTCCTAATGGCACCTTCATCGTGCAAACCATTCATCCTGTGGGGGGCTGTGGAGAGCAGCCATATCAAGATGGGTGGCGTGCGGGTTCGTGGGCTGGCTTCAGTCCTGACTTCGTAGACCCTGCACCGTGGTATTTCCGCACGCTTGAGTCTTGGACTCGGCTGTTTGTAGACAGTGGATTGAGGTTGGTAGAGTTGCGAGAACCGTTACACCCAGGCACAGGCAAGCCAGCTTCCATTATTTTCATGGGGACGCGATCGCCTCTGTGA
- a CDS encoding phosphoadenylyl-sulfate reductase codes for MAQLTEQTPTELNISSLDAELSTQSPQRILERALSMYDNIAISFSGAEDVVLIDMAYRIKKDIKVFSLDTGRLHSETYQFIDRVRKHYGITIEMMYPDTAQVEALVTEKGLFSFYEDGHKECCGIRKVEPLRRKLGTLDAWITGQRKDQNPSTRATVPVVQVDTAFSNDERQLIKFNPLANWSSAEVWMYIRAFEIPYNPLHERGFISIGCEPCTRAVLPNQHEREGRWWWEDATKKECGLHAINPTQS; via the coding sequence ATGGCGCAGTTGACCGAGCAGACCCCGACTGAACTGAATATTTCTAGCCTCGACGCTGAGCTTTCGACTCAAAGTCCACAAAGAATCCTGGAACGCGCCCTGAGCATGTATGACAACATTGCCATTTCTTTCAGTGGCGCAGAAGATGTTGTCTTGATTGACATGGCGTACAGAATCAAAAAAGACATCAAAGTTTTCAGCCTGGATACAGGTCGCCTGCATTCCGAAACCTACCAATTTATCGATCGCGTCAGAAAGCATTACGGCATCACCATTGAGATGATGTATCCCGATACTGCTCAAGTAGAAGCTTTAGTCACAGAAAAAGGTCTTTTTAGCTTCTATGAAGATGGTCATAAAGAATGCTGTGGTATCCGTAAGGTTGAGCCTCTGCGTCGGAAGCTGGGTACCTTGGATGCCTGGATTACCGGACAGCGCAAAGATCAAAACCCCTCTACTCGCGCGACTGTACCCGTGGTGCAAGTGGATACCGCTTTCTCTAATGATGAGCGGCAGTTGATAAAATTTAACCCCTTGGCAAATTGGTCATCGGCAGAGGTTTGGATGTATATCCGCGCCTTTGAGATTCCCTACAACCCTCTACACGAGCGCGGCTTTATCAGCATCGGCTGTGAACCTTGTACTCGCGCCGTTCTACCTAACCAACATGAGCGCGAAGGTCGTTGGTGGTGGGAAGATGCAACTAAGAAAGAATGTGGCTTGCACGCCATCAACCCTACTCAAAGTTAA
- a CDS encoding alpha/beta fold hydrolase — protein sequence MFPRFLPPTVRLLQDPTAIALAQQIQQQAISTPLTAQPILTAYVQQGNGGSPILLLHGFDSSVLELRAIAPLLAKQQATWAVDLLGSGFTERIADIPLNPSTIRTHLYSFWEAQIQRPVILVGASLGGAVAIDFTLAYPQCVEKLVLIDSVGFSGTFPLGQLLFAPFDLFAVEFWRQRKLLPLTFGATFGGFSAADLEAIRCAGVHLEMPGWAEAIASFTKSGGYNLSAQQISQITQPTLILWGDRDDMLGTADAEKFRRAITNSELVWIRDCGHVPHLEQPAVTAEEILRFSQI from the coding sequence ATGTTTCCCCGCTTTCTACCCCCTACTGTGCGATTGTTGCAAGACCCCACCGCGATCGCCTTAGCTCAACAAATTCAACAACAAGCAATTTCTACACCGCTAACAGCCCAACCGATTCTCACGGCTTATGTGCAACAAGGCAATGGAGGTAGCCCCATTCTCTTATTGCATGGGTTTGATAGTTCGGTGTTGGAGCTTCGGGCGATCGCACCCCTTCTAGCAAAGCAGCAAGCAACCTGGGCAGTTGATCTATTAGGCTCAGGCTTCACAGAGCGAATTGCAGATATCCCCCTCAATCCCAGCACAATTAGAACCCACCTCTACAGTTTTTGGGAGGCTCAGATTCAGCGACCTGTGATTTTAGTGGGTGCCTCGTTGGGTGGTGCAGTGGCGATCGACTTTACCTTGGCTTATCCGCAGTGTGTTGAGAAGTTGGTGCTGATCGATAGTGTGGGCTTTAGCGGCACTTTTCCGCTGGGTCAGCTCTTGTTTGCTCCTTTCGATCTGTTTGCAGTCGAGTTTTGGCGACAACGTAAACTCCTGCCGCTGACTTTTGGTGCAACCTTTGGCGGTTTCAGTGCAGCAGATCTAGAAGCCATCCGTTGTGCAGGGGTGCATTTAGAAATGCCCGGATGGGCGGAAGCGATCGCCAGCTTTACGAAAAGCGGTGGCTACAATCTGTCAGCTCAGCAAATCTCTCAAATCACCCAACCCACTCTAATTCTCTGGGGCGATCGCGATGACATGCTAGGAACGGCAGATGCGGAAAAGTTTAGAAGAGCAATTACCAATAGCGAGCTGGTTTGGATTCGTGATTGTGGTCATGTCCCGCATCTCGAGCAACCTGCCGTCACTGCTGAAGAGATTTTGAGATTTAGCCAGATTTAG